In the Thermococcus sp. MAR1 genome, one interval contains:
- a CDS encoding putative toxin-antitoxin system toxin component, PIN family, producing MAENREKAEGTRPRIVIDTSVLIAALLSPKGHAFDVVRLLAEGKVRHYYSGSTKSEYYRVTAYPKVAKRIPPAISRIRIDAVLAMSTRVAIKRSFKNSKALLETVYDPRDVPFLDVVYNSKAEFLITYDRKHLLKIRNKNKKFKLDGHEFYILTPKEFLMMHNKE from the coding sequence ATGGCAGAGAATAGAGAAAAAGCTGAAGGAACTCGGCCTCGAATAGTCATTGACACTTCAGTTCTAATAGCTGCACTCCTTTCTCCGAAAGGCCATGCTTTCGACGTGGTAAGACTTCTTGCAGAGGGAAAAGTCCGGCACTACTATTCAGGTTCAACTAAAAGCGAGTACTACAGGGTAACAGCGTATCCAAAAGTTGCCAAGCGAATTCCGCCTGCAATCTCACGGATAAGAATCGACGCCGTTCTGGCAATGTCCACAAGAGTAGCCATAAAAAGATCTTTTAAAAACTCAAAGGCCCTCCTTGAGACGGTTTATGATCCGAGGGACGTTCCATTCCTCGACGTGGTCTACAACTCAAAGGCTGAGTTCCTGATAACATATGATCGAAAACACCTGCTGAAAATTAGGAACAAGAACAAAAAATTCAAGTTGGACGGCCACGAATTCTACATCCTCACTCCCAAAGAGTTCCTAATGATGCACAATAAAGAATAA